The Hyalangium gracile genome includes a region encoding these proteins:
- a CDS encoding NAD(P)-binding protein: MATQAARLQLPSGPSRHVYDVIILGSQIGGALAAALLAKRSHRVLLIDHDGTGTGYEHGGYVLPYAPSVSPALKTMPAVEEAFTELGLTTAVQRSLRPHLPELQLILPRHRVDLHSDATRRRAELAREFGETAEGLLSALNATASQHEASDAFFKEQPALPPDGFFEAWGLKKKIGQHPGLETHPRLSNNTPPGALLRGMLPFLIYLDEASSPLALARPLSQALQAPQRFPGGNEGLRELLVRRLTELGGDVLTRENSESFVVEELTFDGARFAGVKLVRSDVIYRASCLVAAMDSGALRRLVTDRKRHRGLLEQLDAASTKSILFSVNWVVPVNALPRGMGELLLVETEDPELRPLMIQVHPARTPGGKEDESLRVVCAGAFVPASVRDLGEEHMQALAQRIDAQLDALMPFTKAQRVLRSAPYLDASGVRGSRLMPHPLYSFESEAFLGVTGLKQRTPAKNILLAGREVLPGLGLEGEFLAGMRAARLVQEMLKKKNPLKG, from the coding sequence ATGGCCACGCAAGCCGCCAGACTCCAGCTCCCCTCGGGTCCCTCCCGGCATGTGTATGACGTGATCATCCTGGGCAGCCAGATCGGCGGGGCGCTCGCGGCCGCGCTGCTGGCCAAGCGCAGCCACCGGGTGCTGCTCATCGATCATGACGGCACCGGCACGGGCTACGAGCACGGCGGCTACGTGCTGCCCTACGCGCCCTCCGTCTCCCCCGCCCTCAAGACGATGCCCGCGGTGGAGGAGGCCTTCACGGAGCTGGGCCTCACCACCGCCGTCCAGCGCTCCCTGCGCCCCCACCTCCCCGAGCTGCAGCTCATCCTCCCGCGGCACCGCGTGGATCTGCACTCCGACGCGACGCGCCGCCGCGCCGAGCTGGCCCGGGAGTTCGGCGAGACCGCCGAGGGCCTGCTCTCGGCGCTCAACGCCACCGCCTCGCAGCACGAGGCCAGCGACGCCTTCTTCAAGGAGCAGCCCGCCCTGCCTCCCGACGGCTTCTTCGAGGCCTGGGGCCTGAAGAAGAAGATCGGCCAGCACCCGGGCCTGGAGACGCACCCGCGCCTGTCCAACAACACCCCGCCCGGCGCCCTGCTTCGAGGGATGCTGCCGTTCCTCATCTACCTGGACGAGGCCTCCTCGCCCCTGGCGCTCGCCCGGCCCCTGTCCCAGGCGCTCCAGGCCCCCCAGCGCTTCCCCGGCGGCAACGAGGGCCTGCGCGAGCTGCTCGTCCGACGGCTGACCGAGCTGGGCGGCGACGTGCTCACCCGCGAGAACTCCGAGAGCTTCGTCGTCGAGGAGCTCACCTTCGATGGGGCCCGCTTCGCCGGAGTGAAGCTGGTGCGCTCGGACGTCATCTACCGGGCCTCGTGCCTGGTGGCCGCCATGGACTCGGGGGCGCTGCGGCGGCTCGTCACGGACCGCAAGCGGCACCGCGGCCTGCTGGAGCAGCTCGACGCGGCCTCCACCAAATCCATCCTCTTCTCGGTAAACTGGGTGGTGCCCGTGAACGCGCTGCCGCGCGGCATGGGCGAGCTGCTCCTGGTGGAGACCGAGGACCCGGAGCTCCGGCCCCTGATGATCCAGGTGCACCCGGCGCGCACCCCGGGAGGCAAGGAGGACGAGTCCCTGCGCGTGGTGTGCGCAGGCGCCTTCGTGCCGGCCAGCGTGAGGGATCTCGGCGAGGAGCACATGCAGGCGCTGGCGCAGCGCATCGACGCGCAGTTGGACGCGCTGATGCCCTTCACGAAGGCTCAGCGGGTACTGCGCTCGGCGCCGTACCTGGACGCCAGCGGCGTGCGAGGCAGCAGGCTCATGCCCCACCCCCTCTACAGCTTCGAGTCGGAAGCCTTCCTGGGCGTCACGGGTTTGAAGCAGCGCACGCCGGCGAAGAACATCCTGCTCGCCGGCCGTGAGGTGCTCCCCGGCCTGGGCCTGGAGGGCGAGTTCCTCGCGGGCATGCGCGCCGCGCGGCTCGTGCAGGAGATGCTCAAGAAGAAGAACCCCCTCAAGGGGTGA
- the rpmB gene encoding 50S ribosomal protein L28, whose amino-acid sequence MAWKCDICGKRPLVGNNVSHANNKTKKRTLPNLQKIRANVEGRTERVLACTRCIKAGKVVKAA is encoded by the coding sequence ATGGCGTGGAAGTGCGACATCTGTGGCAAGCGGCCGCTCGTGGGTAACAACGTCTCCCACGCGAACAACAAGACCAAGAAGCGGACGCTGCCGAACCTCCAGAAGATCCGGGCCAACGTCGAGGGTCGGACCGAGCGCGTCCTGGCCTGCACCCGCTGCATCAAGGCGGGCAAGGTCGTCAAGGCCGCCTGA
- a CDS encoding GTP-binding protein, with the protein MSSVNLLAREVAAKIVFYGPGLSGKTTTLRKIYETVRPAHRGEMMSIATEGDRTLFFDFLPVKVERVNDCSVRLALYTVPGQVFYNATRKLVLQGADGVVFVADSQPEALDSNRESLQNLEENLLEQGIRLDRFPLVMQWNKRDIDKALPVEQLRATLNTRGAPEFETSATSGRGVLDALKAITRLVIKDLRAKRIVPAPRATPTPVAPGAGLEAQLSQHLPVRQSQTMPTVQPPAMTPRQSPASSSMPAAPAPAPAAAAMPPSRMELTPTGTSVPRTVGQRVLGPATALAPGELFDHARAAEASFASGQYGACVTACMDAVRRALALAGEGTLAQQGFLLRVDGSDLLRLQGLSNRVDTVRVDDAAFALYFVMQVFTRLNAAGLPETA; encoded by the coding sequence GTGAGCAGCGTGAACCTGTTGGCCCGCGAAGTGGCCGCGAAGATCGTTTTCTACGGACCGGGCCTGTCGGGGAAGACGACGACCCTGCGGAAGATCTACGAGACGGTCCGGCCGGCCCACCGCGGAGAGATGATGTCCATCGCCACGGAGGGAGATCGAACCCTGTTCTTCGACTTCCTCCCGGTGAAGGTGGAGCGGGTCAACGACTGCTCGGTGCGGCTGGCGCTGTACACCGTGCCCGGGCAGGTCTTCTACAACGCCACGCGCAAGCTGGTGCTGCAGGGGGCGGACGGGGTGGTGTTCGTGGCGGACTCGCAGCCGGAGGCGCTGGACTCCAACCGCGAGTCGCTGCAGAACCTGGAGGAGAACCTGCTGGAGCAGGGCATCCGCCTGGACCGCTTCCCGCTGGTGATGCAGTGGAACAAGCGGGACATCGACAAGGCGCTGCCGGTGGAGCAGCTCCGGGCGACGCTGAACACGCGCGGCGCCCCCGAGTTCGAGACGTCCGCCACCAGCGGCCGGGGCGTGCTGGACGCGCTCAAGGCCATCACCCGGCTGGTGATCAAGGATCTGCGGGCCAAGCGCATCGTCCCTGCGCCGCGAGCCACCCCCACCCCGGTGGCCCCTGGAGCGGGACTGGAGGCGCAGCTGAGCCAGCACCTGCCGGTGCGCCAGTCCCAGACGATGCCCACGGTGCAGCCGCCGGCGATGACGCCCCGGCAGAGCCCTGCGTCCTCGAGCATGCCCGCGGCCCCTGCCCCGGCTCCGGCCGCCGCGGCGATGCCTCCCTCTCGCATGGAGCTGACGCCCACGGGGACGTCGGTGCCTCGGACGGTGGGCCAGCGCGTGCTGGGGCCAGCGACGGCGCTGGCGCCGGGAGAGCTCTTCGATCATGCCCGCGCCGCGGAGGCGTCCTTCGCCAGCGGTCAGTACGGGGCCTGCGTGACGGCGTGCATGGACGCGGTGCGGCGAGCGCTGGCGCTCGCGGGAGAGGGCACGCTGGCGCAGCAGGGCTTCCTGCTCCGGGTGGATGGCAGCGACCTGCTGCGGCTGCAGGGGCTGTCCAACAGGGTAGACACCGTGCGGGTGGATGACGCGGCCTTCGCGCTCTACTTCGTCATGCAGGTGTTCACCCGGCTGAACGCCGCGGGGCTGCCCGAGACGGCCTGA
- a CDS encoding anhydro-N-acetylmuramic acid kinase, with protein sequence MSPRPFIRVDPSRPRLCVGLISGTSVDAVEAVLCKIEGTGPSVQLKLLAHISRPFPPEFIQRVLGPHDARTLCELNFELGERFAEAAQAVITRAGLRSGDVDVIGSHGQTVAHLPSSLSTTPSTLQLGEPSVIAERTGLPVVSDFRTRDMAAGGQGAPLVPYFDWAAFRKPGAVRAFQNIGGIANVSVVGERIDDVLAFDTGPGNMVLDGLARRMTNGRLQCDLDGQLSRKGTVIPSLLAELLTHPFFALPPPRSAGREGFGEPLVSFLWEQRPDRPEDLIATALEFTVEATARAYEAYVLPRFKSLEAVYVSGGGSRNPALMERFSARLAPLPVRTLDALGFPEGAKEAACFALLAAEHLVGTPANVPSATGARRQVVLGKLTP encoded by the coding sequence ATGAGCCCGCGCCCCTTCATCCGAGTGGATCCGAGCCGTCCCCGCCTTTGCGTGGGGTTGATCTCCGGCACCAGCGTGGACGCGGTGGAGGCGGTGCTCTGCAAGATCGAAGGCACGGGCCCCTCGGTGCAGCTCAAGCTGCTGGCCCACATCTCCCGGCCCTTCCCGCCCGAGTTCATCCAGCGCGTCCTCGGCCCCCACGACGCGCGCACCCTGTGCGAGCTCAACTTCGAGCTGGGCGAGCGCTTCGCCGAGGCCGCCCAGGCCGTCATCACCCGCGCCGGCCTGCGCTCCGGGGACGTGGATGTCATCGGCTCGCACGGGCAGACGGTGGCGCACCTGCCCTCGAGCCTCTCCACCACCCCCTCCACCCTGCAGCTCGGCGAGCCCTCCGTCATCGCCGAGCGCACCGGCCTCCCCGTGGTGAGCGACTTCCGTACACGGGACATGGCCGCGGGGGGCCAGGGAGCGCCCCTGGTGCCGTACTTCGACTGGGCGGCGTTCCGGAAGCCGGGGGCGGTGCGCGCGTTCCAGAACATCGGCGGCATCGCCAACGTGAGCGTGGTGGGCGAGCGCATCGACGACGTGCTCGCCTTCGACACCGGGCCGGGCAACATGGTGCTGGACGGGCTGGCGCGGCGGATGACGAATGGGCGGCTCCAGTGCGATCTGGACGGGCAGCTGTCCCGCAAGGGCACCGTCATCCCCTCGCTGCTGGCGGAGCTGCTGACACACCCGTTCTTCGCCCTGCCCCCGCCTCGCAGCGCCGGGCGCGAGGGGTTCGGCGAGCCGCTCGTCTCCTTCCTCTGGGAGCAGCGCCCGGATCGGCCCGAGGACCTGATCGCCACGGCGCTCGAGTTCACGGTGGAGGCCACGGCCCGGGCCTACGAGGCCTACGTCCTGCCCCGTTTCAAGTCCTTGGAGGCGGTGTACGTCTCTGGAGGTGGAAGCCGGAATCCTGCGCTGATGGAGCGGTTCTCGGCTCGGCTGGCCCCTCTGCCGGTGCGGACGCTGGACGCCCTGGGGTTCCCGGAGGGGGCCAAGGAGGCGGCCTGCTTCGCCCTGCTGGCGGCCGAGCACCTGGTAGGAACTCCAGCGAATGTGCCGTCGGCAACTGGCGCGAGGCGCCAAGTCGTTCTAGGTAAGCTCACACCGTGA
- the murQ gene encoding N-acetylmuramic acid 6-phosphate etherase — protein MGRPRSIPLAPPPTERLHPRADDLDLLSIEAVVHRLHQEDLAAVRAVRVALPSVAEAARAVADALRAGGRLLYVGAGTSGRLGVLDASECPPTFGTSPSQVQAVIAGGRRALTQAVEGAEDDKAAGAQAVRRFRAGPRDVVCGISASASTPYVLGALAEARRRKARTVFVCCNPPGPRTKVDILILAPTGPELVAGSTRLKAGTATKLILNALTTAAFVALGKVYRGRMVDVQPANAKLRTRAVRMVAELTELPLARARKLLGSAGGSVKVALAMHFTGLGREEAQERLQGSSLRELRKTPR, from the coding sequence GTGGGAAGGCCGCGTTCGATTCCGCTCGCGCCCCCGCCCACCGAGCGGCTTCATCCCCGGGCGGACGACCTGGACCTCCTCTCGATCGAGGCGGTCGTCCACCGGCTGCATCAGGAAGACCTGGCCGCCGTTCGAGCGGTCCGCGTCGCGCTCCCCTCCGTGGCGGAAGCGGCTCGGGCCGTGGCGGATGCGTTGCGGGCAGGCGGCCGGCTGCTCTACGTGGGCGCCGGCACCAGCGGGCGGCTCGGCGTGCTCGACGCCAGCGAGTGCCCGCCTACCTTCGGTACGTCTCCATCCCAGGTCCAGGCGGTGATCGCCGGGGGCCGGCGTGCGCTGACGCAGGCCGTCGAGGGCGCCGAGGACGACAAGGCCGCTGGAGCCCAGGCGGTGCGCCGCTTCCGGGCGGGCCCCAGGGACGTGGTGTGCGGCATCTCCGCCAGTGCCTCCACTCCCTATGTGCTGGGGGCGCTGGCCGAGGCGCGGCGGCGCAAGGCGCGCACGGTGTTCGTGTGCTGCAACCCTCCCGGGCCCCGCACGAAGGTGGACATCCTGATCCTGGCGCCCACGGGCCCGGAGCTGGTGGCGGGCTCCACGCGGCTGAAGGCGGGCACGGCCACCAAGCTGATCCTCAACGCCCTCACCACGGCCGCGTTCGTGGCGCTGGGCAAGGTGTACCGCGGGCGCATGGTGGACGTGCAGCCCGCGAACGCCAAGCTCCGGACGCGGGCGGTGCGGATGGTGGCGGAGCTGACGGAGCTGCCGCTCGCCAGGGCCCGCAAGCTGCTGGGCTCCGCGGGCGGCTCCGTGAAGGTGGCGCTCGCGATGCACTTCACCGGGCTGGGCCGCGAGGAGGCCCAGGAGCGACTCCAGGGTTCCTCGCTGCGCGAGCTGCGGAAGACTCCGCGCTAA
- a CDS encoding DUF2314 domain-containing protein — MRSLRVPEARWLFVLAWLVLTPLALAGKPAAAPPTPAVNLFPRAQLRASEFTWSVLLFHPVAPKGDIGAGARKLMASKYPRLNAAPAPGKPRAEAIVQPAPDEELEPIDEELLQYFGRTLNAEERKRLVGARQATLLSFRVLFELRHEVLLDATRFAHQLATEQDAFLWDAETREYFSPRSWKEARLDGWNGGVPFLPAHITFHVYRRSGEDLRVVSLGMAKLGLPDLVVEQVSPSLSQDMGRLANVVAQLLAEGLALSADGTLEVDLAKLKDARLRGQLESRVQKGALRRVKLRALAGRREQGDPDNPLLELDFPGKGDVHARHVAALDALFGQQPDDVVHVAPGDPELEAVTRKALARLVELRPRVEKGLRPPEQLLLKAGFRTDRGGTEFMWLEVTGWEAGKWRGTLANEPESVSSLRVGSRVQVAESEVVDYLYVGPRGEREGGESSLILMRRQGH; from the coding sequence ATGCGTTCTCTTCGCGTGCCCGAGGCACGTTGGCTGTTCGTCCTGGCGTGGCTCGTCCTGACTCCCCTGGCGCTGGCTGGAAAGCCGGCCGCCGCGCCTCCCACCCCGGCGGTGAACCTCTTCCCGAGGGCCCAGCTGCGCGCCTCGGAGTTCACCTGGTCGGTGCTGCTGTTCCACCCTGTAGCACCCAAGGGCGATATCGGGGCCGGCGCGCGCAAGCTGATGGCCTCCAAGTACCCGCGGCTGAACGCCGCGCCCGCGCCCGGGAAGCCCAGGGCCGAGGCCATCGTCCAGCCCGCGCCGGACGAGGAGCTGGAGCCCATCGATGAGGAGCTGTTGCAGTACTTCGGCCGGACGCTGAATGCCGAGGAGCGCAAGCGGCTCGTCGGGGCGCGTCAGGCCACGCTGCTGTCGTTCCGGGTGCTGTTCGAGCTGCGCCACGAGGTGCTCCTGGACGCCACGCGCTTCGCCCACCAGCTCGCCACGGAGCAGGACGCCTTCCTGTGGGACGCCGAGACGCGCGAGTACTTCTCGCCTCGCAGCTGGAAGGAGGCCCGGCTGGACGGATGGAACGGAGGCGTGCCTTTCCTCCCGGCGCACATCACGTTCCATGTCTACCGGAGGAGTGGCGAGGACCTGCGCGTCGTCAGCCTCGGCATGGCGAAGCTGGGCCTGCCGGATCTCGTGGTGGAGCAGGTGTCGCCGTCGCTGTCCCAGGACATGGGGCGCCTGGCCAACGTGGTGGCGCAGCTGCTGGCCGAGGGGCTCGCGCTCTCCGCCGATGGGACACTGGAGGTGGACCTGGCGAAGCTGAAGGACGCCCGGCTGCGCGGCCAGCTCGAGTCACGCGTGCAGAAGGGAGCCTTGCGGCGCGTGAAGCTGCGCGCGCTCGCGGGCCGGCGGGAGCAGGGTGATCCGGACAACCCGCTGCTGGAGCTGGACTTCCCTGGCAAGGGCGATGTCCACGCGCGTCACGTGGCGGCGCTGGATGCGCTCTTCGGGCAGCAGCCGGACGATGTCGTCCACGTGGCGCCGGGCGATCCGGAGCTGGAGGCGGTGACGCGCAAGGCGCTCGCGCGGCTCGTCGAGCTGCGGCCGCGCGTGGAGAAGGGGCTGCGGCCTCCCGAGCAGCTGCTGCTCAAGGCGGGGTTCCGCACGGACAGGGGGGGCACCGAGTTCATGTGGCTGGAGGTCACCGGCTGGGAGGCGGGGAAGTGGCGCGGCACGCTCGCCAACGAGCCGGAGTCCGTGAGCAGCCTGCGGGTGGGCTCGCGCGTGCAGGTCGCCGAGTCCGAGGTGGTCGATTACCTCTACGTGGGCCCTCGGGGCGAGCGGGAAGGCGGCGAGAGCAGCCTCATCCTGATGCGCCGCCAGGGGCACTGA